From the Anopheles stephensi strain Indian chromosome X, UCI_ANSTEP_V1.0, whole genome shotgun sequence genome, the window GTTCGGCGTGCAGATGTTCCTTGGTACTACTTGTGCTCAGTTGCTTCCTGCAGGTGTccttgttggtggtgtttaGCGATGCTACCTCGATGTATTATAAGAAAGTACAGGGAGAAAAGTACGAACCAGGTACGGAATGGACATGACTCATTGTCCTTGATGAGATGACTAATTATCTCATATTGGTCTAAAAACTTCATACTAAAAGAGTTATAAAAAATCTAGTTTGTGAAGCTTCACAATTTCTCGAATGATGTAGAATTTGTCAAGAAATGgctcaaaacatttttcaaaaaaacaaactagtCATCAAGCCGCTATGTCCGCTTTCCAAATGTGTTTACCGCGTCTTAAGCTGCATGAGTAGGAGTATGGAGTATCACCCCACAAAAGCTTAGGTGCCTTGTTCGCTCATCTCGTTTCTTTCTCCACCCCTGTTTCATCGCCACCTGGTACAGACTGGGTAGCCGTATCTTCCACCGTGATACCATTGGTGGAGCGTGTAGTAAGCGTGGGTGCCCACACGAAACCGCAGTCCCATCGAAAGGATGGCACGGAAACGTCGGAAGGTTTACTACGGGCGGACGAGAGCTACAAGCGCGCTTACGTGAAGCACATCAGCAAGTTCACGAAAATTGGCACGGCTGGAGCCGAAATTCAACCCGGAATGCTGATCACCGGTAAGATTCGACTATTGGAGAATATACAGTGATTTCTCCAGGATTTTCGCATTGTTTGTGACAGTGTGCgatctcttttctctctttggTAACAGGTAAAACTGCGTCATCAGCTGCGAAAGATTAGCTTTAGGCGAAGgtttaaaagcaaaaatccTCAAGCAAAATTGCATGAAAGATTTCACTAATCTTTAAACTCACTAACGTAGCTAACATGCTGACATTGATGGGTTGTTTTGTCGTTAACTTATCTTAAGTGtcgtttttattaaatttattctaaCTG encodes:
- the LOC118508139 gene encoding uncharacterized protein LOC118508139; amino-acid sequence: MQISRSSGSACRCSLVLLVLSCFLQVSLLVVFSDATSMYYKKVQGEKYEPDWVAVSSTVIPLVERVVSVGAHTKPQSHRKDGTETSEGLLRADESYKRAYVKHISKFTKIGTAGAEIQPGMLITGKTASSAAKD